A window from Corynebacterium urogenitale encodes these proteins:
- a CDS encoding HhH-GPD family protein, which produces MSQQTPVRRVEPMWLAWMERWPTPADLAAAPKAEVIRQWANLGYPRRAMRLQECAQACVDRHGGNIPSTVAELEALPGIGTYAARAVAAFAFGQAVPVVDTNVRRVYRRLVDGLFLQGPARARDLRDVAALLPFVDPDPALPSPASRRHQRASQAFSPKSRTYSPQGSGDGSGTTSVSDPEAPSLRDSANLMCAALMELGALVCTARSPRCEECPVSHMCRWVALGKPEPSETEQQQAKKRVQKFEGTDRQVRGRIMALLRNDGSKGPVASTVPEADIVNLWEDEVQLRRCVDSLLADGLIQATESEGMVAYHLPK; this is translated from the coding sequence ATGAGCCAGCAAACTCCGGTTCGGCGCGTGGAGCCGATGTGGTTAGCGTGGATGGAGCGTTGGCCCACGCCGGCGGATTTGGCTGCTGCTCCGAAGGCAGAGGTGATCCGCCAGTGGGCGAATTTGGGTTACCCCCGGCGCGCAATGCGTTTGCAGGAGTGCGCCCAAGCTTGTGTTGACAGGCATGGAGGGAATATCCCTTCGACCGTGGCTGAGTTGGAAGCGTTGCCTGGAATTGGCACGTATGCGGCTCGCGCGGTGGCGGCATTCGCGTTCGGCCAGGCTGTTCCTGTGGTTGATACGAACGTGCGACGTGTTTATCGGCGGCTTGTCGATGGCTTGTTCTTGCAGGGTCCGGCTCGTGCCCGTGATCTGCGGGATGTAGCTGCGCTGCTTCCTTTTGTGGATCCCGATCCGGCGTTGCCCTCCCCTGCTTCGCGACGTCACCAGCGCGCTTCCCAAGCCTTTTCCCCAAAGTCACGGACCTATTCACCGCAGGGGTCTGGGGATGGCTCTGGGACTACGTCAGTTTCCGACCCAGAGGCGCCGAGCCTGAGGGATAGTGCGAATCTGATGTGTGCTGCTCTAATGGAGTTGGGGGCCTTGGTGTGCACGGCACGTAGCCCTCGATGTGAGGAGTGCCCCGTAAGTCATATGTGCCGATGGGTGGCGCTGGGTAAGCCTGAGCCAAGCGAAACGGAACAGCAACAGGCAAAGAAGCGGGTGCAGAAGTTCGAGGGCACTGATCGGCAGGTCCGCGGCAGGATCATGGCTTTGTTGCGCAACGACGGCTCGAAAGGGCCAGTTGCTTCGACGGTGCCGGAGGCAGACATCGTCAACTTGTGGGAGGACGAGGTACAGCTCAGG
- a CDS encoding carbonic anhydrase yields the protein MTSTEHGGYGKPTQLSPREAWESMERGNKRFMEYQSSHPRQDGERRDALNQGQNPHAVVLACSDSRVPVEIVFDQGLGDVFVIRTAGEITDLSVLASLEFAVDSLGVPLVVVLGHEKCGAVAAAETALNKGAMPNGFQRVLVEKVTPSLLSARAKGLTGIDSFERNHVKEIANHLVDRSPEIRERIADGRCAVVGLRYRLSDGQAEPLVSYGLEVEGAQFMEVEQR from the coding sequence ATGACTTCAACCGAACACGGCGGCTACGGCAAGCCAACCCAGTTAAGCCCACGCGAGGCATGGGAATCCATGGAGCGTGGCAACAAACGCTTCATGGAGTATCAATCCAGCCACCCACGCCAAGACGGGGAACGCCGCGATGCCCTGAACCAAGGGCAAAACCCCCACGCCGTGGTGCTGGCGTGCAGCGATTCACGCGTGCCGGTGGAGATCGTGTTCGACCAAGGCTTGGGCGACGTCTTCGTGATTCGAACCGCGGGAGAGATCACAGACCTGTCGGTGCTGGCCTCCCTTGAATTTGCCGTGGATAGCTTGGGGGTGCCGCTGGTCGTCGTTCTCGGCCACGAGAAGTGCGGTGCGGTGGCTGCTGCGGAGACGGCCTTGAACAAGGGGGCGATGCCCAATGGCTTCCAGCGAGTGCTCGTGGAGAAAGTGACCCCGTCGTTGCTTAGTGCACGAGCTAAGGGGCTGACCGGGATCGATAGCTTCGAGCGCAACCACGTCAAAGAGATCGCCAACCACCTGGTGGACCGGTCGCCGGAGATTCGCGAGCGGATTGCTGATGGCCGGTGCGCAGTCGTGGGGCTACGATACCGACTGTCTGATGGTCAGGCGGAGCCACTGGTGAGTTATGGACTCGAAGTGGAAGGGGCTCAATTCATGGAGGTTGAGCAGCGCTAG
- the radA gene encoding DNA repair protein RadA, whose product MAPAKTKGSSYSCTSCDHHVSKWMGRCPSCGEWGTLEEIVTRRHLGGLPGALSQAKGGGTLGTARATGSRSAKDSRSAAGLVANSQGASPITEISAELAQHRASGIGELDRVLGGGIVPGSAILLAGEPGVGKSTLLLEVAASWARLGRSVLIVTAEESVGQVRQRAERTGALEDKLFLASENDLGEALALADEIQPELLVIDSLQTMYAAGVDGAAGGVAQTKAVASTLTTLAKMSGTPVIVVGHVTKEGTVAGPRTIEHLVDVVLNFEGDRHSALRFLRGIKNRFGATDEVGCFEQTAHGIAEVADPSGLFIHHRTESVVGTGVTVMMDGRRAMVGEVQTLAVPVEMSFPKRYVTGIEASRLSMVLAVLAQRAGLNLTKKEVYAATVGGMKIQEPSADLAVALALASTAANRSLPLGLVAVGEVGLGGEVRRVPQLAQRLSEATRLGFKKAIVPAGCGAADFTGTIAKKLRVVEVRNLAEALREAEFGER is encoded by the coding sequence ATGGCACCTGCGAAGACCAAGGGAAGCTCCTACTCCTGCACTTCTTGCGACCACCACGTTTCCAAGTGGATGGGTCGATGCCCTTCATGCGGTGAGTGGGGCACGCTTGAGGAAATAGTTACTCGCCGCCACTTGGGCGGCCTGCCGGGAGCTCTCTCGCAAGCTAAGGGCGGTGGCACACTCGGCACAGCTCGCGCCACAGGCTCCCGATCGGCTAAGGACTCCCGGTCGGCTGCGGGTCTCGTGGCAAACAGTCAAGGTGCCAGCCCCATCACGGAAATCAGTGCCGAGCTTGCACAGCACCGCGCCAGTGGCATCGGTGAGCTGGACCGCGTGTTGGGCGGCGGCATAGTCCCAGGTTCTGCGATCCTCTTGGCTGGGGAGCCGGGTGTGGGTAAGTCCACTCTTCTACTTGAGGTGGCGGCCAGTTGGGCGCGCCTAGGTCGCAGTGTTCTGATCGTCACCGCGGAAGAGTCCGTAGGACAGGTGCGCCAGCGTGCGGAGCGCACGGGGGCATTGGAGGACAAGCTCTTCTTGGCTTCGGAAAATGATCTGGGTGAAGCACTGGCACTGGCTGATGAGATCCAACCTGAACTACTGGTCATCGATTCGCTGCAAACCATGTACGCGGCAGGTGTCGATGGAGCTGCGGGTGGTGTCGCACAGACGAAGGCCGTGGCCAGCACGTTGACGACATTGGCGAAGATGTCCGGAACACCGGTTATCGTCGTCGGGCATGTGACAAAGGAGGGCACGGTCGCGGGGCCTCGTACGATCGAACATCTCGTGGACGTCGTATTGAATTTCGAGGGCGACCGGCACAGTGCGCTGCGCTTCCTGCGCGGGATTAAGAACCGCTTCGGTGCGACAGATGAGGTCGGTTGCTTCGAGCAGACAGCTCACGGCATCGCGGAGGTAGCTGACCCTTCGGGACTGTTCATTCACCATCGAACGGAGTCGGTCGTGGGCACTGGTGTAACGGTCATGATGGATGGACGACGTGCAATGGTTGGCGAGGTTCAGACACTCGCGGTACCTGTTGAGATGAGTTTTCCCAAGCGTTATGTGACCGGCATCGAGGCTTCTCGCCTTTCAATGGTTTTGGCGGTTCTGGCGCAGCGCGCCGGACTCAACCTGACGAAAAAGGAAGTCTATGCAGCGACTGTTGGTGGCATGAAGATTCAGGAACCGTCGGCGGATCTTGCTGTGGCTCTAGCCTTGGCTTCGACCGCCGCAAACCGCTCACTGCCCCTGGGATTGGTTGCTGTGGGTGAGGTTGGCTTGGGTGGGGAGGTACGGCGCGTGCCACAACTCGCACAACGCCTTTCCGAAGCCACGCGGTTGGGATTCAAAAAAGCCATCGTTCCCGCTGGCTGCGGTGCTGCAGACTTCACGGGGACGATAGCAAAGAAACTCCGAGTAGTGGAAGTACGGAATCTCGCAGAAGCTCTTCGAGAGGCAGAGTTCGGGGAGCGCTAA